The Punica granatum isolate Tunisia-2019 chromosome 4, ASM765513v2, whole genome shotgun sequence genome has a window encoding:
- the LOC116204707 gene encoding uncharacterized protein LOC116204707 isoform X2 has protein sequence MQLSPMRRSVLCWILLEYVCISAASLDSGFHVGTDGSNPQLHDLGSVTGSISGRSSAIRTKSPALSFPSNDSVSCEDLEGAGSFNTTCLLSANLYLSSDLSIYGLGNIEILPHVYISCLIEGCTINFNVSGYVRIGQNAAILAGSLVFSAANMTLENGASINTTSFGGAPPSQTSGTPVGYDGAGGGHGGRGASCVKSNTTSFWGGDVYSWSNLSEPWSYGSKGGGTSDKKQFGGNGGGRIKLLVKDLLYLNGSVLAEGGDGGLNGGGGSGGSIFMHAVKLKGYGTISAAGGRGWGGGGGGRISLDCYSIQEDIRITVHGGSSIGCPHNAGAAGTYFNANLRSLRVGNDYISTETETPLLDFPTTKLWSNVIVENKAKVLVPLLWTRVQVRGQISLYRDSSIIFGLSDFPVSEFELVAEELLMSDSIIKVYGALRVAVKMLLMWNSEIQIDGGGNTVVTTSVLEVRNLVVLRHNSIIRSNTNLAVYGQGLLKLTGHGDAIKGQRLSLSLFYNITVGPGAKLQAPWDDDASRSVVTKSLCESQTCPTDIITPPDDCHVNYTLSFSLQICRVEDILVTGLIKGSIIHIHRARTVIIDPDGMITASELGCSDGIGRGNYTNGAGSGAGHGGRGGTGYYNGIVCNGGLDYGSADLPCELGSGTEGPNQSYGHMVGGGMIVMGSTQWPLLKLEVYGFLRANGQGYTRTGNTSLLGRLGGASGGTILLFLQEIKLVKNSSLSVLGGKGGSFGGGGGGGGRVHFHWSKIDVGEEYVPIATIEGSIDSSGGAGANGSSDGEKGTITGKRCPKGLYGTFCKECPVGTYKNVDGSDASLCTPCSLDLLPRRAYYIYVRGGVRGPSCPYKCISDKYRMPKCYNPVEELMYTFGGPLPFALLLSCLLVLLALLLSTLRIKVVGPGCGYYKETPNERHSHHHFPYLLSLSEVRGARAEETQSHVHRMYFMGPNTFREPWHLPYSPPDSVIDIVYEDAFNRFIDEINSVAAYDWWEGSIHSILSVLAYPCAWSWKQWRRRKKIHRLQEYVKSEYDHSCLRSCRSRALYKGMKVGATPDLIVAYIDFFLGGDEKRLDIVSIIEKRFPMCILFGGDGSYMSPYSIHSDILLTNLLGQHVPATVWNRLVAGLNAQLRTVRHGSIRTSLRPVLDWINSHGNPQLEFHGVKIDLGWFQATASGYYQLGILVSVGDFSLQTLNQYPSSERNDECSRKNDDSARKGIKHPQQIPAYSSHVLARKRITGGINGGVINDATLRSLQFKRDYAFPMCLLLRNMRPIGHQDTTQYIITVMLLADLSVTLLTLLLYYWISLGAFLAVLLVLPLSLLSPFPAGLNALFSKEPRRALLARVYALWNAASLSNIIVAFICGIIYYGISSFQPPSKSNSSSSKRDDDQWWLFPTILVFFKAIQARFVDWHVANLEVQDLTLFDSDPNTFWAHESS, from the exons ATGCAATTGTCACCAATGCGCCGTTCGGTTCTATGCTGGATTCTATTGGAGTATGTCTGCATATCTGCTGCATCTCTAGATTCAGGATTTCACGTAGGAACTGATGGGTCCAATCCTCAGCTTCATGACCTTGGGTCAGTCACAGGCAGTATCTCAGGGAGGAGCAGCGCTATCAGAACTAAATCACCCGCCTTGTCATTCCCATCAAATGATTCAGTGTCTTGTGAGGACCTGGAAGGTGCAGGATCATTTAATACCACCTGTTTGCTTAGTGCAAACTTGTATTTAAGTTCAGATCTTTCCATCTATGGTCTTGGAAATATTGAGATACTACCACATGTCTATATCTCTTGCCTGATAGAAGGCTGCACCATCAATTTTAATGTGTCTGGATATGTTAGAATCGGTCAAAATGCAGCTATCCTTGCTGGTTCTCTTGTTTTTTCCGCTGCAAATATGACTCTTGAAAATGGTGCTTCGATAAATACAACATCATTTGGTGGGGCACCTCCTTCCCAGACAAGCGGCACACCGGTGGGTTATGATGGTGCTGGTGGAGGACATGGCGGGCGAGGAGCTTCTTGTGTGAAGAGCAACACGACAAGTTTTTGGGGAGGTGATGTTTattcttggtccaacttgTCCGAGCCATGGAGCTACGGAAGCAAGGGTGGGGGAACCTCTGATAAGAAACAGTTTGGAGGGAATGGTGGAGGGCGCATCAAGCTTCTTGTGAAGGATTTGCTGTATTTAAATGGATCGGTGCTTGCAGAAGGTGGGGATGGTGGACTTAATGGGGGAGGAGGATCTGGTGGAAGCATCTTCATGCACGCTGTAAAGCT GAAGGGATATGGTACCATCAGTGCAGCAGGCGGAAGAGGATGGGGAGGAGGTGGTGGAGGAAGAATATCTCTGGACTGTTACAGCATACAAGAAGACATCCGAATCACTGTTCATG GTGGATCAAGTATTGGCTGTCCGCATAATGCTGGAGCAGCTGGTACATACTTCAATGCAAATCTACGGAGTTTAAGAGTTGGAAATGACTATATTTCAACGGAAACGGAGACGCCTTTACTTGATTTTCCCACGACCAAATTATGGTCTAATGTCATTGTGGAGAATAAAGCAAAAGTGTTGGTCCCGCTACTTTGGACTAGAGTCCAG gTGCGTGGTCAAATCAGTCTCTACCGTGATAGCAGTATCATTTTTGGCCTATCTGATTTCCCAGTTTCAGAATTTGAGCTGGTTGCTGAGGAGCTGTTAATGAGTGATTCCATCATTAAG GTTTATGGTGCGCTTAGAGTTGCTGTTAAAATGTTACTCATGTGGAACTCGGAAATTCAAATTGATGGCGGCGGAAACACAGTGGTCACCACTTCTGTTCTTGAAGTGAGAAATCTTGTAGTTCTGAGG CATAACTCCATTATCAGATCAAATACAAACCTGGCTGTATATGGCCAGGGACTACTCAAGTTAACAGGTCATGGGGATGCAATCAAGGGCCAGCGACTTTCCTTGTCTCTGTTTTATAATATAACT GTGGGTCCAGGCGCTAAACTTCAGGCTCCATGGGATGATGATGCCAGTAGAAGTGT TGTAACGAAATCGCTCTGTGAGAGTCAGACATGCCCAACAGATATAATTACTCCTCCGGACGATTGCCATGTTAATTATACATTATCCTTTTCTCTACAA ATCTGTCGTGTGGAGGACATTCTTGTAACTGGTCTCATCAAGGGGAGCATTATTCACATCCACAGGGCAAGGACAGTCATTATTGACCCTGATGGGATGATCACTGCATCTGAATTAG GTTGCAGTGATGGTATTGGAAGGGGAAACTATACTAACGGTGCTGGTAGTGGTGCTGGACATGGGGGAAGAGGTGGCACAGGATACTACAATGGGATAGTCTGCAATGGTGGTCTAGATTATGGTAGCGCTGACCTTCCATGTGAACTGGGAAGTGGAACAGAGGGTCCTAATCAGTCGTATGGGCACATGGTTGGAGGCGGAATGATTG TGATGGGATCTACCCAATGGCCGCTCCTTAAGCTTGAAGTTTATGGATTCTTGAGAGCCAATGGTCAGGGCTATACAAGAACTGGGAATACCTCTCTACTTGGAAGGCTTGGAGGAGCTTCTGGTGGAACAATACTTCTCTTCCTTCAAGAGATTAAATTAGTCAAGAATTCATCATTATCTGTTCTTGGCGGAAAGGGTGGCTCCTTtggaggtggtggtggaggaggTGGGAGAGTTCATTTTCACTGGTCTAAGATTGATGTTGGGGAGGAATACGTTCCGATTGCCACTATTGAAGGCTCCATTGATAGCAG TGGAGGAGCTGGTGCTAATGGCAGTTCTGATGGAGAGAAGGGCACAATAACTGGAAAGAGGTGTCCCAAGGGTCTCTATGGTACATTCTGCAAG GAATGCCCAGTTGGCACTTACAAAAATGTGGATGGTTCTGATGCAAGTCTTTGTACTCCTTGCTCTCTTGACCTGCTTCCTAGACgtgcatattatatatacgtaAGAG GAGGGGTCAGAGGGCCTTCCTGTCCATACAAATGTATATCTGACAAGTACCGAATGCCAAAATGCTACAATCCTGTTGAAGAGCTCATGTATACTTTTGGGGGGCCCTTGCCTTTTGCTCTTCTCTTGTCTTGCCTGTTGGTGCTTCTAGCTTTATTGCTAAGTACTTTGAGAATTAAGGTAGTGGGACCCGGCTGTGGTTATTACAAGGAAACCCCAAATGAGCGCCACAGTCATCACCATTTTCCATATCTTCTTTCTCTATCAGAG GTTCGCGGGGCGAGAGCTGAAGAGACTCAGAGTCATGTTCACAGGATGTATTTTATGGGTCCTAATACTTTTAGAGAGCCATGGCATCTTCCTTATTCTCCTCCCGACTCTGTTATTGATATAGT TTATGAAGATGCTTTCAACAGATTCATAGATGAGATTAATTCCGTTGCTGCATATGACTGGTGGGAGGGATCAATACACAGCATACTGTCAGTTCTCGCCTATCCCTGTGCTTGGTCCTGGAAACAATGGCGTCGAAGAAAGAAAATCCACCGCCTTCAGGAATATGTTAAGTCTGAATATGATCATTCGTGTCTTCGCTCTTGCAGGTCTCGAGCTCTATACAAGGGCATGAAG GTGGGGGCAACACCAGACTTGATAGTTGCATATATAGATTTCTTTCTTGGTGGTGATGAGAAGCGTTTGGACATCGTATCTATCATAGAGAAGAGATTCCCAATGTGCATTCTCTTTGGCGGGGATGGAAGCTATATGTCACCTTACAGCATTCACAGTGATATTTTATTGACTAATCTTCTTGGCCAG CATGTTCCAGCGACTGTTTGGAATCGATTGGTGGCTGGTTTGAATGCTCAGTTGAGGACTGTGAGGCATGGATCGATTCGGACATCATTGCGCCCCGTCCTTGATTGGATAAACAGTCATGGGAACCCACAGCTTGAGTTTCATGGGGTCAAGATTGATCTTGGGTGGTTTCAAGCAACAGCTTCGGGTTACTATCAACTGGGTATCTTGGTATCTGTCGGTGATTTCTCACTTCAGACTTTGAACCAGTACCCTTCATCAGAAAGAAATGATGAATGCTCCAG GAAAAATGATGATTCTGCAAGAAAAGGAATTAAGCATCCGCAACAGATTCCAGCATATTCAAGTCATGTGCTAGCTCGGAAGAGAATAACTGGAGGAATAAATGGTGGAGTCATAAATGATGCTACTTTAAGATCTTTGCAATTTAAGAGGGATTATGCTTTTCCCATGTGCCTATTGTTGCGGAACATGAGACCAATTGGTCATCAG GATACGACGCAGTATATCATCACGGTCATGCTCTTAGCAGATCTATCTGTCACGCTCCTCACATTGCTTCTCTATTATTGGATCTCTCTGGGGGCCTTTCTTGCTGTTCTACTagttcttcctctttctctgCTCTCTCCTTTCCCGGCAGGACTGAATGCCTTGTTTAGTAAAGAACCTAGAAGAGCTTTGCTTGCTCGTGTATATGCTTTATGGAATGCTGCATCTTTATCTAATATC ATTGTGGCCTTCATTTGCGGCATTATTTATTATGGGATTTCCTCATTTCAGCCACCAAGCAAGTCAAATTCATCGAGCAGTAAAAG GGATGATGATCAGTGGTGGCTCTTCCCCACCATCCTTGTGTTCTTCAAGGCCATACAAGCTCGTTTCGTCGACTGGCATGTAGCAAACCTGGAAGTAcaagatttgactctcttcgACTCCGATCCCAACACATTTTGGGCACATGAGTCTTCATGA
- the LOC116204707 gene encoding uncharacterized protein LOC116204707 isoform X1, whose translation MQLSPMRRSVLCWILLEYVCISAASLDSGFHVGTDGSNPQLHDLGSVTGSISGRSSAIRTKSPALSFPSNDSVSCEDLEGAGSFNTTCLLSANLYLSSDLSIYGLGNIEILPHVYISCLIEGCTINFNVSGYVRIGQNAAILAGSLVFSAANMTLENGASINTTSFGGAPPSQTSGTPVGYDGAGGGHGGRGASCVKSNTTSFWGGDVYSWSNLSEPWSYGSKGGGTSDKKQFGGNGGGRIKLLVKDLLYLNGSVLAEGGDGGLNGGGGSGGSIFMHAVKLKGYGTISAAGGRGWGGGGGGRISLDCYSIQEDIRITVHGGSSIGCPHNAGAAGTYFNANLRSLRVGNDYISTETETPLLDFPTTKLWSNVIVENKAKVLVPLLWTRVQVRGQISLYRDSSIIFGLSDFPVSEFELVAEELLMSDSIIKVYGALRVAVKMLLMWNSEIQIDGGGNTVVTTSVLEVRNLVVLRHNSIIRSNTNLAVYGQGLLKLTGHGDAIKGQRLSLSLFYNITVGPGAKLQAPWDDDASRSVVTKSLCESQTCPTDIITPPDDCHVNYTLSFSLQICRVEDILVTGLIKGSIIHIHRARTVIIDPDGMITASELGCSDGIGRGNYTNGAGSGAGHGGRGGTGYYNGIVCNGGLDYGSADLPCELGSGTEGPNQSYGHMVGGGMIVMGSTQWPLLKLEVYGFLRANGQGYTRTGNTSLLGRLGGASGGTILLFLQEIKLVKNSSLSVLGGKGGSFGGGGGGGGRVHFHWSKIDVGEEYVPIATIEGSIDSSGGAGANGSSDGEKGTITGKRCPKGLYGTFCKECPVGTYKNVDGSDASLCTPCSLDLLPRRAYYIYVRGGVRGPSCPYKCISDKYRMPKCYNPVEELMYTFGGPLPFALLLSCLLVLLALLLSTLRIKVVGPGCGYYKETPNERHSHHHFPYLLSLSEVRGARAEETQSHVHRMYFMGPNTFREPWHLPYSPPDSVIDIVYEDAFNRFIDEINSVAAYDWWEGSIHSILSVLAYPCAWSWKQWRRRKKIHRLQEYVKSEYDHSCLRSCRSRALYKGMKVGATPDLIVAYIDFFLGGDEKRLDIVSIIEKRFPMCILFGGDGSYMSPYSIHSDILLTNLLGQHVPATVWNRLVAGLNAQLRTVRHGSIRTSLRPVLDWINSHGNPQLEFHGVKIDLGWFQATASGYYQLGILVSVGDFSLQTLNQYPSSERNDECSRKNDDSARKGIKHPQQIPAYSSHVLARKRITGGINGGVINDATLRSLQFKRDYAFPMCLLLRNMRPIGHQVDTTQYIITVMLLADLSVTLLTLLLYYWISLGAFLAVLLVLPLSLLSPFPAGLNALFSKEPRRALLARVYALWNAASLSNIIVAFICGIIYYGISSFQPPSKSNSSSSKRDDDQWWLFPTILVFFKAIQARFVDWHVANLEVQDLTLFDSDPNTFWAHESS comes from the exons ATGCAATTGTCACCAATGCGCCGTTCGGTTCTATGCTGGATTCTATTGGAGTATGTCTGCATATCTGCTGCATCTCTAGATTCAGGATTTCACGTAGGAACTGATGGGTCCAATCCTCAGCTTCATGACCTTGGGTCAGTCACAGGCAGTATCTCAGGGAGGAGCAGCGCTATCAGAACTAAATCACCCGCCTTGTCATTCCCATCAAATGATTCAGTGTCTTGTGAGGACCTGGAAGGTGCAGGATCATTTAATACCACCTGTTTGCTTAGTGCAAACTTGTATTTAAGTTCAGATCTTTCCATCTATGGTCTTGGAAATATTGAGATACTACCACATGTCTATATCTCTTGCCTGATAGAAGGCTGCACCATCAATTTTAATGTGTCTGGATATGTTAGAATCGGTCAAAATGCAGCTATCCTTGCTGGTTCTCTTGTTTTTTCCGCTGCAAATATGACTCTTGAAAATGGTGCTTCGATAAATACAACATCATTTGGTGGGGCACCTCCTTCCCAGACAAGCGGCACACCGGTGGGTTATGATGGTGCTGGTGGAGGACATGGCGGGCGAGGAGCTTCTTGTGTGAAGAGCAACACGACAAGTTTTTGGGGAGGTGATGTTTattcttggtccaacttgTCCGAGCCATGGAGCTACGGAAGCAAGGGTGGGGGAACCTCTGATAAGAAACAGTTTGGAGGGAATGGTGGAGGGCGCATCAAGCTTCTTGTGAAGGATTTGCTGTATTTAAATGGATCGGTGCTTGCAGAAGGTGGGGATGGTGGACTTAATGGGGGAGGAGGATCTGGTGGAAGCATCTTCATGCACGCTGTAAAGCT GAAGGGATATGGTACCATCAGTGCAGCAGGCGGAAGAGGATGGGGAGGAGGTGGTGGAGGAAGAATATCTCTGGACTGTTACAGCATACAAGAAGACATCCGAATCACTGTTCATG GTGGATCAAGTATTGGCTGTCCGCATAATGCTGGAGCAGCTGGTACATACTTCAATGCAAATCTACGGAGTTTAAGAGTTGGAAATGACTATATTTCAACGGAAACGGAGACGCCTTTACTTGATTTTCCCACGACCAAATTATGGTCTAATGTCATTGTGGAGAATAAAGCAAAAGTGTTGGTCCCGCTACTTTGGACTAGAGTCCAG gTGCGTGGTCAAATCAGTCTCTACCGTGATAGCAGTATCATTTTTGGCCTATCTGATTTCCCAGTTTCAGAATTTGAGCTGGTTGCTGAGGAGCTGTTAATGAGTGATTCCATCATTAAG GTTTATGGTGCGCTTAGAGTTGCTGTTAAAATGTTACTCATGTGGAACTCGGAAATTCAAATTGATGGCGGCGGAAACACAGTGGTCACCACTTCTGTTCTTGAAGTGAGAAATCTTGTAGTTCTGAGG CATAACTCCATTATCAGATCAAATACAAACCTGGCTGTATATGGCCAGGGACTACTCAAGTTAACAGGTCATGGGGATGCAATCAAGGGCCAGCGACTTTCCTTGTCTCTGTTTTATAATATAACT GTGGGTCCAGGCGCTAAACTTCAGGCTCCATGGGATGATGATGCCAGTAGAAGTGT TGTAACGAAATCGCTCTGTGAGAGTCAGACATGCCCAACAGATATAATTACTCCTCCGGACGATTGCCATGTTAATTATACATTATCCTTTTCTCTACAA ATCTGTCGTGTGGAGGACATTCTTGTAACTGGTCTCATCAAGGGGAGCATTATTCACATCCACAGGGCAAGGACAGTCATTATTGACCCTGATGGGATGATCACTGCATCTGAATTAG GTTGCAGTGATGGTATTGGAAGGGGAAACTATACTAACGGTGCTGGTAGTGGTGCTGGACATGGGGGAAGAGGTGGCACAGGATACTACAATGGGATAGTCTGCAATGGTGGTCTAGATTATGGTAGCGCTGACCTTCCATGTGAACTGGGAAGTGGAACAGAGGGTCCTAATCAGTCGTATGGGCACATGGTTGGAGGCGGAATGATTG TGATGGGATCTACCCAATGGCCGCTCCTTAAGCTTGAAGTTTATGGATTCTTGAGAGCCAATGGTCAGGGCTATACAAGAACTGGGAATACCTCTCTACTTGGAAGGCTTGGAGGAGCTTCTGGTGGAACAATACTTCTCTTCCTTCAAGAGATTAAATTAGTCAAGAATTCATCATTATCTGTTCTTGGCGGAAAGGGTGGCTCCTTtggaggtggtggtggaggaggTGGGAGAGTTCATTTTCACTGGTCTAAGATTGATGTTGGGGAGGAATACGTTCCGATTGCCACTATTGAAGGCTCCATTGATAGCAG TGGAGGAGCTGGTGCTAATGGCAGTTCTGATGGAGAGAAGGGCACAATAACTGGAAAGAGGTGTCCCAAGGGTCTCTATGGTACATTCTGCAAG GAATGCCCAGTTGGCACTTACAAAAATGTGGATGGTTCTGATGCAAGTCTTTGTACTCCTTGCTCTCTTGACCTGCTTCCTAGACgtgcatattatatatacgtaAGAG GAGGGGTCAGAGGGCCTTCCTGTCCATACAAATGTATATCTGACAAGTACCGAATGCCAAAATGCTACAATCCTGTTGAAGAGCTCATGTATACTTTTGGGGGGCCCTTGCCTTTTGCTCTTCTCTTGTCTTGCCTGTTGGTGCTTCTAGCTTTATTGCTAAGTACTTTGAGAATTAAGGTAGTGGGACCCGGCTGTGGTTATTACAAGGAAACCCCAAATGAGCGCCACAGTCATCACCATTTTCCATATCTTCTTTCTCTATCAGAG GTTCGCGGGGCGAGAGCTGAAGAGACTCAGAGTCATGTTCACAGGATGTATTTTATGGGTCCTAATACTTTTAGAGAGCCATGGCATCTTCCTTATTCTCCTCCCGACTCTGTTATTGATATAGT TTATGAAGATGCTTTCAACAGATTCATAGATGAGATTAATTCCGTTGCTGCATATGACTGGTGGGAGGGATCAATACACAGCATACTGTCAGTTCTCGCCTATCCCTGTGCTTGGTCCTGGAAACAATGGCGTCGAAGAAAGAAAATCCACCGCCTTCAGGAATATGTTAAGTCTGAATATGATCATTCGTGTCTTCGCTCTTGCAGGTCTCGAGCTCTATACAAGGGCATGAAG GTGGGGGCAACACCAGACTTGATAGTTGCATATATAGATTTCTTTCTTGGTGGTGATGAGAAGCGTTTGGACATCGTATCTATCATAGAGAAGAGATTCCCAATGTGCATTCTCTTTGGCGGGGATGGAAGCTATATGTCACCTTACAGCATTCACAGTGATATTTTATTGACTAATCTTCTTGGCCAG CATGTTCCAGCGACTGTTTGGAATCGATTGGTGGCTGGTTTGAATGCTCAGTTGAGGACTGTGAGGCATGGATCGATTCGGACATCATTGCGCCCCGTCCTTGATTGGATAAACAGTCATGGGAACCCACAGCTTGAGTTTCATGGGGTCAAGATTGATCTTGGGTGGTTTCAAGCAACAGCTTCGGGTTACTATCAACTGGGTATCTTGGTATCTGTCGGTGATTTCTCACTTCAGACTTTGAACCAGTACCCTTCATCAGAAAGAAATGATGAATGCTCCAG GAAAAATGATGATTCTGCAAGAAAAGGAATTAAGCATCCGCAACAGATTCCAGCATATTCAAGTCATGTGCTAGCTCGGAAGAGAATAACTGGAGGAATAAATGGTGGAGTCATAAATGATGCTACTTTAAGATCTTTGCAATTTAAGAGGGATTATGCTTTTCCCATGTGCCTATTGTTGCGGAACATGAGACCAATTGGTCATCAGGTG GATACGACGCAGTATATCATCACGGTCATGCTCTTAGCAGATCTATCTGTCACGCTCCTCACATTGCTTCTCTATTATTGGATCTCTCTGGGGGCCTTTCTTGCTGTTCTACTagttcttcctctttctctgCTCTCTCCTTTCCCGGCAGGACTGAATGCCTTGTTTAGTAAAGAACCTAGAAGAGCTTTGCTTGCTCGTGTATATGCTTTATGGAATGCTGCATCTTTATCTAATATC ATTGTGGCCTTCATTTGCGGCATTATTTATTATGGGATTTCCTCATTTCAGCCACCAAGCAAGTCAAATTCATCGAGCAGTAAAAG GGATGATGATCAGTGGTGGCTCTTCCCCACCATCCTTGTGTTCTTCAAGGCCATACAAGCTCGTTTCGTCGACTGGCATGTAGCAAACCTGGAAGTAcaagatttgactctcttcgACTCCGATCCCAACACATTTTGGGCACATGAGTCTTCATGA
- the LOC116204709 gene encoding ATP synthase subunit delta', mitochondrial, which translates to MLRQATRILSRPVFSNRLSVRALSTEVPATPSTDSTFIDSWKKVNPNMEPPKTPSSFMSPRPPTPSTIPSKITVNFVLPYASELATKEVDMVIIPATTGQMGVLPGHVPTIAELKPGILSVHEGNDVTKYFLSSGFAFIHANSVADIIAVEAVPVDRIDQNSVQKGLAEFTQKVNSASTDLEKAEAQIGVDVHSALNSALSG; encoded by the exons ATGCTCCGGCAAGCCACTCGCATTCTATCCCGGCCTGTTTTCTCGAACCGGTTGAGCGTTCGGGCCTTGTCCACGGAAGTGCCGGCTACTCCGTCGACGGACTCAACCTTCATAGACTCATGGAAGAAGGTGAATCCAAACATGGAGCCGCCGAAGACTCCTTCTTCCTTCATGAGCCCGAGGCCTCCCACTCCCTCCACTATCCCTTCCAAAATCACCGTCAATTTCGTGCTTCCTTATGCATCTGAGCTCGCCACTAAGGAG GTTGATATGGTAATTATACCTGCTACTACTGGGCAAATGGGTGTTCTACCTGGACACGTGCCAACAATTGCAGAGCTGAAGCCTGGGATTTTATCAGTTCATGAGGGGAATGATGTGACAAAATATTTTCTGAGCAGTGGGTTTGCCTTTATCCATGCCAACTCTGTTGCTGACATAATTGCTGTTGAGGCTGTACCAGTTGACCGCATTGACCAGAACTCGGTCCAGAAAGGTCTTGCAGAGTTCACCCAGAAGGTAAATTCGGCGTCGACTGACTTGGAGAAAGCCGAAGCACAGATTGGAGTCGATGTACACAGTGCACTAAACTCTGCTCTTTCAGGTTAA
- the LOC116203387 gene encoding protein N-lysine methyltransferase METTL21A-like — MVGAREIEIPGGHNLTIHELDNVYDSLTGRALTGSWLWDSALVLSHWMASSAHLHFPLRGTSVLELGAGTGLPSLTAALLGAARVVLTDVGPILPGLAKNVEANGLGNRVEVRELVWGSVDEDLTQLGRFDLVLMSDVFIDPGEMPALAETLETVCREGTRIWAAGEVRTGTGECLSELVNRGFTVDEVLSQPSAAPSTSQGDDDSGTFAVYNLVLPRADAPRNSPPTIKSKTLT, encoded by the coding sequence ATGGTGGGAGCAAGAGAGATCGAGATCCCCGGTGGCCACAACCTCACCATCCACGAGCTCGACAACGTCTACGACTCGCTCACCGGCCGCGCCCTCACCGGCTCATGGCTCTGGGACTCCGCCCTCGTCCTCTCCCACTGGATGGCCTCTTCGGCCCACCTCCACTTCCCTCTACGCGGTACGTCCGTCCTCGAGCTCGGAGCCGGCACCGGCCTCCCCAGCCTAACGGCTGCCCTGCTTGGTGCCGCTCGCGTCGTCCTCACCGACGTTGGGCCCATCCTCCCTGGCCTGGCGAAGAACGTGGAGGCCAATGGGCTGGGGAACCGAGTCGAAGTGAGGGAGCTCGTGTGGGGATCTGTGGACGAGGACCTGACTCAGCTCGGCAGGTTTGACCTGGTTCTGATGAGTGACGTGTTCATTGACCCAGGGGAGATGCCGGCTCTAGCGGAGACGCTCGAGACTGTTTGTAGGGAGGGCACGAGGATATGGGCAGCAGGTGAGGTGAGGACCGGGACAGGGGAGTGCCTGAGCGAACTGGTGAATCGAGGCTTCACGGTGGATGAGGTGCTGAGTCAGCCCAGTGCAGCTCCATCAACCTCGCAGGGAGACGATGATTCAGGGACATTCGCCGTGTACAATCTGGTGCTGCCGAGAGCAGACGCACCTCGCAACTCACCTCCAACGATCAAGAGTAAAACCCTCACGTAG